Proteins from a single region of Theobroma cacao cultivar B97-61/B2 chromosome 10, Criollo_cocoa_genome_V2, whole genome shotgun sequence:
- the LOC18587443 gene encoding putative F-box/FBD/LRR-repeat protein At4g13965, whose product MEDFSDMLLFTLGRRNMTVEDRISKLPDDLLLKIMSLLNTKQAVQTCVLSKRWKPLWQSLPNLDFDFDAFPFQKEIDDEDKEEVEMKMCSFSNFISQVLFRRCPTDLVKVCVQSHIYDPHCFLVDGLICYAVKHNVQQLTFHSRSDCQYLLPESFWTCQSLTSLELKGSDWMPMKLPTLLACPALKSLHLSHFFAAGPNFEPTAFSGCPNLETMQLFDILTVGSEGLCIDALKLTSLVLSFASLRHSKVEIYAPQLTTFKYSGIPPIVCLTDHLASVDDVYFDMKTPGFKRNEEESVLLLIKSFNEFRHAKSLTLSSSTVQMEDFSDMLLLTLGRRNMTVEDRISKLPDDLLLKIMSLLNTKQAVQTCVLSKRWKPLWQSLPNLDFDFDTFPFQQEIDDEDKEEVEMKMCSFSNFISQVLFRRCPTDLVKVCVQSHIYDPHCFLVDGLLCYAVKHNVQQLTFHSRSDCQYLLPESFWTCQSLTSLELKGSDWMPVKLPTLLACPALKSLHLSHFSAAGPNFEPTAFSGCPNLETLQLFDILTVGSEGLCIDALKLTSLVLSFAFLRHGKVEIYAPRLTTFKYSGIPPIVCLTDHLASVDDVYFDIKTPGFKRNEEESVLHLIKTLNEFRHAKSLTLSSSTVQSDLQRFLSITRV is encoded by the exons ATCTTCTCCTTAAAATCATGTCTCTCTTAAACACCAAGCAGGCGGTTCAAACCTGTGTTTTGTCCAAGAGATGGAAGCCCCTCTGGCAATCCCTTCCAAACCTTGACTTCGATTTCGATGCTTTCCCTTTCCAAAAGGAAATAGATGACGAAGACAAAGAGGAGGTAGAGATGAAGATGTGTTCTTTCAGCAATTTCATCAGCCAAGTCCTTTTCCGGCGTTGCCCCACTGACCTTGTCAAGGTTTGTGTCCAATCCCATATCTATGACCCGCACTGTTTTCTCGTGGACGGATTGATTTGTTATGCTGTTAAACACAATGTCCAACAACTCACCTTCCATTCCCGCTCTGATTGCCAATATTTATTGCCCGAGAGCTTCTGGACTTGTCAATCATTGACATCACTCGAGTTGAAAGGTAGTGATTGGATGCCCATGAAACTACCCACATTGCTGGCTTGTCCAGCTCTTAAGTCTTTGCatctttctcatttctttgCGGCTGGACCAAACTTTGAACCAACGGCTTTCTCAGGATGCCCAAATCTTGAAACTATGCAactttttgatattttgacgGTGGGTAGTGAAGGTTTATGTATTGATGCTCTTAAGCTGACGAGCTTGGTACTTTCATTTGCATCTCTTCGTCACAGCAAGGTTGAGATTTATGCTCCCCAACTCACAACTTTTAAGTATTCTGGTATTCCTCCCATAGTGTGCTTAACGGATCACCTTGCATCTGTGGATgatgtatattttgatatgAAGACACCCGGATTTAAACGCAACGAAGAAGAGTCTGTTCTTCTTttgatcaaaagctttaaCGAGTTTCGTCATGCAAAATCTTTAAcattatcatcatcaacaGTGCag ATGGAAGATTTCAGCGATATGTTGCTGTTAACACTTGGGAGGAGGAACATGACTGTTGAAGACAGGATCAGCAAGTTACCTGATGATCTTCTCCTTAAAATCATGTCTCTCTTAAACACCAAGCAGGCGGTTCAAACCTGTGTTTTGTCCAAGAGATGGAAGCCCCTCTGGCAATCCCTTCCAAACCTTGACTTCGATTTCGATACTTTCCCTTTCCAACAGGAAATAGATGACGAAGACAAAGAGGAGGTAGAGATGAAGATGTGTTCTTTCAGCAATTTCATCAGCCAAGTCCTTTTCCGGCGTTGCCCCACTGACCTTGTCAAGGTTTGTGTCCAATCCCATATCTATGACCCGCACTGTTTTCTCGTAGACGGATTGCTTTGCTATGCTGTTAAACACAATGTCCAACAACTCACCTTCCATTCCCGCTCTGATTGCCAATATTTATTGCCCGAGAGCTTCTGGACTTGTCAATCATTGACATCACTCGAGTTGAAAGGTAGTGATTGGATGCCCGTGAAACTACCCACATTACTGGCTTGTCCAGCTCTTAAGTCTTTGCATCTTTCTCATTTCTCTGCGGCTGGACCAAACTTTGAACCAACGGCTTTCTCAGGATGCCCAAATCTTGAAACTTTGCAactttttgatattttgacgGTGGGTAGTGAAGGTTTATGTATTGATGCTCTTAAGCTGACGAGCTTGGTACTTTCATTTGCATTTCTTCGTCACGGCAAGGTTGAGATTTATGCTCCCCGACTCACAACTTTTAAGTATTCTGGTATTCCTCCCATAGTGTGCTTAACAGATCACCTTGCATCTGTCGATgatgtatattttgatataaagACACCCGGATTTAAACGCAATGAAGAAGAGTCTGTTCTTCATTTGATCAAAACCCTTAATGAGTTTCGTCATGCAAAATCTTTAACATTATCATCGTCAACAGTGCAG AGTGATTTGCAACGCTTTCTCTCCATCACACGTGTGTAA
- the LOC18587448 gene encoding two-component response regulator ARR17, which yields MAGGGCSKDTAVDFGDQPHVLAVDDNLIDRKLVEKLLKNSSCKVTTAENGLRALEYLGLGNDQRSAMEGTVSKVNLIITDYCMPGMTGYELLKKIKESSVLKEVPVVIMSSENSPTRISQCLEEGAQMFMLKPLKQSDVKQLKCHLMKCRS from the exons ATGGCTGGAGGCGGCTGTTCTAAGGACACGGCGGTGGATTTTGGAGATCAACCCCATGTCTTAGCCGTGGATGATAACCTCATTGACAGAAAACTGGTGGAGAAGTTGCTCAAGAACTCCTCTTGCAAAG TAACTACCGCAGAGAATGGGCTGAGGGCATTGGAATATTTGGGGTTGGGAAATGATCAGAGGAGTGCCATGGAGGGCACT GTCTCAAAGGTCAATCTAATAATAACAGATTATTGCATGCCTGGAATGACAGGGTATGAGCTGCTAAAGAAAATTAAG GAATCATCAGTTCTGAAGGAGGTTCCTGTTGTAATCATGTCCTCTGAAAATAGCCCAACTCGCATTAGCCA GTGCTTAGAGGAAGGTGCTCAGATGTTCATGCTGAAGCCCCTCAAACAGTCAGATGTGAAGCAGTTGAAATGCCATTTGATGAAATGCAGAAGCTGA
- the LOC18587449 gene encoding aminoacyl tRNA synthase complex-interacting multifunctional protein 1: MATSGNNDPKRRQLIVSSICKHFSLDPKAFSSEVPGNDIKNLYLNILKSSGKESPKNNDEVMKWIAFAESFPKDSKACHGVLNELNADLAQKSVLLGNGFTPSEADVIVFSAVHNSVIGLSNSEKDKLPHVMRWMDYIQSKEDLGALFQKILLEKPGFEPQRAKAAAKPEIDLNAKKTVQSTKIADKSVAEVNAKKSDSGKKAKGDKEAVQEKKKAPETEASDKDKELSVSLLNIQVGLICKAWKHPSADSLLVEEIDVGEAKLRQVVSGLAKYCSPEQLTNRRVVLITNVKPGKLRDVMSEGLVLCASNEDHTAVEPLLPPEGAKPGEHVSFSGIDGKPEDVLNPKKKQLEKITPHLFTDEKGVATFKGIPFMTSAGPCTSSIPKASIK; the protein is encoded by the exons ATGGCAACCAGTGGAAACAATGATCCCAAAAGGAGGCAGTTGATAGTATCATCTATTTGCAAACACTTCTCTTTGGATCCT AAGGCTTTTTCAAGTGAAGTGCCAGGGAATGATATTAAGAACTTGTACTTAAACATTTTGAAGTCATCTGGGAAGGAATCACCAAAAAACAATGATGAG GTGATGAAATGGATAGCTTTCGCAGAGAGCTTTCCTAAAGATTCTAAGGCATGCCATGGTGTTTTAAATGAATTGAATGCTGACTTGGCTCAAAAGTCTGTACTTTTGGGCAATGGATTTACACCCTCAGAAGCTGATGTTATTGTCTTTTCAGCGGTTCATAATTCAGTG ATTGGCCTTTCAAATTCCGAGAAGGATAAATTGCCACATGTGATGCGATGGATGGATTACATCCAG AGCAAAGAGGATCTTGGTGCACTTTTTCAGAAAATATTGCTGGAGAAGCCTGGTTTTGAGCCTCAG AGAGCAAAAGCTGCAGCTAAGCCAGAGATAGATTTAAACGCTAAAAAGACTGTTCAAAGCACAAAAATTGCTGACAAGTCAGTAGCAGAAGTAAATGCAAAGAAAAGTGATTCTGGG aaaaaggctaAGGGAGATAAGGAAGCTGTtcaagagaagaagaaagcacCTGAAACAGAAGCATCTGATAAAGACAAAGAACTCAGTGTCAGTTTACTAAATATACAGGTTGGTCTTATTTGCAAAGCATGGAAGCATCCATCTGCTGATAG TCTACTGGTTGAGGAGATTGATGTTGGAGAGGCTAAATTGCGACAGGTGGTTAGTGGATTGGCAAAGTATTGCAGTCCAGAACAGTTAACG AATCGTCGTGTTGTGCTGATTACAAATGTAAAACCTGGAAAGCTACGAGATGTGATGTCAGAGGGActg GTGCTTTGTGCTTCTAATGAAGACCACACTGCCGTAGAGCCTTTACTTCCCCCAGAAGGGGCTAAACCTGGCGAGCACGTTTCATTTTCAGG GATTGATGGAAAGCCAGAAGATGTCCTAAATCCAAAGAAGAAGCAGTTGGAGAAAATAACACCA CATCTTTTCACAGATGAGAAGGGTGTGGCCACATTTAAGGGCATTCCGTTCATGACCTCAGCTGGGCCATGCACATCCTCCATTCCTAAAGCAAGCATCAAATGA
- the LOC18587450 gene encoding probable LRR receptor-like serine/threonine-protein kinase IRK, which translates to MLNRKKKMKVKSLLTLLLFWLVLLVAASFPVRSLSPSLNDDVLGLIVFKADILDPNQKLLSWNEDDDTPCNWFGVKCNPRLNRVTELNLDGFSLSGRIGRGLLQLEFLRKLSLAKNNLTGSISPNLAKLESLRIIDLSENSLSGSIPDDFFKQCGSVRSISLANNRFSGKIPGSLGSCATLAAINLSRNQFSGSLPGGIWALSGLRSLDLSENLLEGEIPKGIEALNNLRSINLGKNRFSGQVPDGVGSCLLLRSIDLSMNLLSGSVPQTMRKLSLCSYLNLSMNSFVGEVPEWIGEMKSLETLDFSMNKFSGQVPNSIGNLKFLKVLNFSANGLTGSLPASMGNNVNLLALDFSQNLMTGDLPAWIFKSGLNQVSLSEKKLGANVDNPISTSPGTSLQKIQVLDLSHNSFSGEITSDVGALSGLQLLNLSRNSIIGRIPGTVGELKALAVLDLSQNQLNGSIPMEIGGAYSLKDLRLNENFLEGKIPMSIENCTLLMSLIISQNNLSGTIPAAIGKLSNLQNVDLSVNGLVGTLPKQLANLPNLLSFNISHNNLQGELPAGGFFNTISPTAVSGNPSLCGSAVNKSCPAVLPKPIVLNPNSSSDSISGDLPPNVGHKRIILSISALIAIGAAAVIVVGVIAITVLNLRVRSSTSRSAAALTLYAGDDFSRSPTTDANSGKLVMFSGEPDFSTGAHALLNKDCELGRGGFGAVYRTVLRDGRSVAIKKLTVSSLVKSQEEFEREVKKLGKIRHPNLVALEGYYWTPSLQLLIYEFVSGGSLYKHLHEGSGGNYLSWNDRFSIILGTAKSLAHLHQSNIIHYNIKSSNVLIDGSGEPKVGDFGLARLLPMLDRYVLSSKIQSALGYMAPEFACRTVKITEKCDVYGFGILILEVVTGKRPVEYMEDDVVVLCDMVRGALEEGRVDECVDGRLQGKFPAEEAIPVMKLGLICTSQVPSNRPDMGEVVNILELIRCPSEGQEDMG; encoded by the exons ATGCTGAataggaagaagaagatgaaggtGAAAAGTCTTTTAACTTTACTTCTATTTTGGCTGGTTCTTTTGGTTGCTGCTTCTTTTCCAGTGAGATCTTTGAGCCCATCTTTGAACGATGACGTTTTGGGGCTAATAGTCTTCAAAGCAGACATTCTAGATCCAAACCAAAAGCTTTTATCTTGGAATGAAGATGATGACACTCCTTGTAACTGGTTTGGTGTCAAATGTAACCCAAGGTTGAACCGGGTTACTGAGCTCAACCTTGACGGGTTCTCTCTTTCGGGTCGGATCGGCCGTGGCCTTTTGCAGTTGGAGTTCTTAAGGAAACTTTCTTTAGCAAAGAACAATCTCACTGGAAGTATAAGCCCCAACTTGGCAAAGCTTGAAAGTCTCAGAATCATTGACTTGAGTGAGAATTCTCTTTCAGGTTCTATTCctgatgatttttttaaacaatgtGGGTCTGTGAGGTCCATTTCTTTAGCTAACAACCGGTTTTCGGGTAAGATTCCTGGGAGTTTAGGCTCTTGTGCTACTCTCGCTGCTATTAACTTGTCCAGGAATCAGTTTTCAGGGTCATTGCCTGGTGGGATTTGGGCTTTGAGTGGTTTAAGGTCATTGGATTTGTCTGAAAACTTGTTAGAAGGAGAGATTCCAAAAGGGATTGAGGCTTTGAATAATTTGAGATCCATTAATTTGGGTAAGAATAGGTTCTCTGGGCAGGTTCCTGATGGGGTTGGAAGTTGTTTGTTGTTGAGATCGATTGATCTTAGCATGAATTTGCTTTCTGGGTCAGTTCCACAGACAATGCGGAAGCTTAGCTTGTGtagttatttgaatttgagtaTGAATTCGTTTGTTGGTGAGGTTCCTGAATGGATAGGAGAAATGAAAAGTCTTGAGACTTTGGATTTCTCTATGAATAAGTTTTCTGGTCAGGTTCCTAATTCTATAGGAAATCTTAAGTTTTTGAAGGTGTTAAATTTCTCTGCTAACGGTTTAACTGGAAGCTTGCCTGCATCTATGGGAAACAATGTGAATCTTTTGGCATTGGATTTTAGCCAAAATTTGATGACTGGTGACCTTCCTGCGTGGATTTTCAAATCAGGTTTGAATCAAGTTTCACTTTCGGAGAAAAAGCTTGGTGCAAATGTGGATAATCCCATTTCAACTTCACCAGGAACCTCCCTTCAAAAGATTCAAGTCTTGGATTTATCTCACAATTCGTTTTCTGGGGAAATAACATCTGATGTTGGGGCTTTAAGCGGCTTGCAGCTCTTGAATCTGTCAAGGAACTCCATCATTGGGCGTATTCCAGGAACTGTTGGAGAGTTGAAGGCGTTGGCTGTTCTTGATTTGAGTCAAAATCAGCTTAATGGAAGCATTCCTATGGAAATTGGAGGAGCTTACTCCTTGAAGGATCTGAGGCTCAATGAGAATTTTCTAGAAGGGAAAATTCCTATGTCAATCGAGAATTGTACTTTGCTAATGTCTTT GATCATATCTCAAAACAACCTGAGTGGCACGATACCTGCAGCAATTGGAAAACTGAGCAACCTACAAAATGTGGATTTGTCTGTCAACGGCCTTGTAGGAACCTTACCCAAGCAATTGGCCAATCTTCCCAACCTCTTGTCCTTCAACATTTCTCACAACAATTTACAAGGAGAACTGCCTGCTGGTGGATTTTTTAACACCATATCACCCACAGCTGTCTCTGGCAATCCCTCACTTTGTGGATCTGCGGTTAACAAATCTTGCCCTGCTGTTCTCCCTAAACCCATTGTCCTAAATCCTAACTCCTCTTCTGACTCCATTTCTGGTGATTTACCTCCAAATGTTGGTCACAAAAGGATAATTCTCAGTATCTCTGCCCTGATTGCTATTGGTGCAGCTGCGGTCATTGTTGTTGGAGTGATTGCCATCACTGTCCTTAATCTACGTGTCAGGTCATCAACATCCCGGTCTGCTGCAGCCCTCACTTTATATGCTGGGGACGACTTTAGCCGTTCCCCGACTACAGATGCCAATTCTGGCAAACTTGTCATGTTTTCTGGTGAGCCTGACTTTAGTACAGGAGCACATGCTCTGCTTAACAAGGATTGTGAGCTTGGGCGTGGTGGGTTTGGAGCAGTGTATCGAACAGTTTTGCGAGATGGGCGCTCGGTGGCAATCAAGAAGCTCACTGTCTCAAGTCTTGTCAAGTCacaagaagaatttgaaaggGAAGTTAAAAAACTAGGGAAAATAAGGCACCCTAATCTTGTGGCTCTTGAAGGCTATTACTGGACTCCCTCGCTGCAGCTTCTCATTTATGAATTTGTGTCTGGTGGAAGTTTGTACAAACATCTCCATGAAGGATCAGGTGGAAATTATCTTTCGTGGAATGACAGGTTCAGTATCATTCTAGGGACAGCGAAAAGTTTGGCTCACTTGCACCAATCAAACATTATTCATTACAATATAAAGTCAAGCAATGTCCTTATTGATGGCTCAGGTGAACCTAAAGTGGGAGATTTTGGCCTAGCAAGGTTGTTGCCTATGCTAGACCGCTATGTTTTAAGCAGCAAGATTCAGAGTGCTCTCGGCTACATGGCACCTGAGTTTGCCTGCCGAACAGTGAAAATTACTGAGAAATGTGATGTGTATGGATTTGGCATTTTGATTTTGGAAGTGGTTACTGGGAAGAGGCCTGTTGAGTACATGGAAGATGATGTGGTGGTGCTTTGTGACATGGTCCGAGGAGCACTGGAAGAAGGCAGGGTGGACGAATGTGTTGATGGAAGGCTGCAAGGAAAATTCCCAGCCGAGGAGGCAATTCCAGTGATGAAACTAGGCTTGATCTGCACGTCACAAGTACCATCAAATCGGCCAGATATGGGAGAAGTAGTTAATATATTGGAATTGATCAGATGCCCCTCAGAAGGCCAAGAGGATATGGGATGA
- the LOC18587451 gene encoding pentatricopeptide repeat-containing protein At1g79490, mitochondrial: MLHRLSRRFCPRNLYITLTLNPSSSRKVNSSKNGIDKCSITFSFFSSSMGIDQISPFVPLLKTPKFVTNPTFVRSYCSREWTEDIEYLDESGTVIYSGKGIRSVEPGLDDHVMVGGLKKPIMNASAVAKIVEVVKRWKWGPELESQLDKLQFMPKMIHVTQAMKVVKDSDASLSLFRWAKRQSWYVPSDECYDILFDGLNQSRDFDAIQSLFEEMVQESSDNGVSLFTAYNRVIQYLAKADKLEVSFCCFKKAQEYGCKIDTQTYNALMILFLNKSLPYKAFEIYESMQAAGCLLDGSTYELIIPSLAKSGRLDAAFKLFQEMKERKFQPSFSIFTSLVDSMGKAGRLDTSMKIYMEMQGSGLRPSATMFVSLIESYAKAGRLDTSLRLWNEMKNAGFRPNFGLYTMIIESHAKSGKLETATSIFKDMEKAGFLPTPSTYSCLLEMHAASGQVDSAMKLYNSMINAGLRPGLSTYTALLTLLANKKLVDVAAKILLEMKSMGFSVDVSASDVLMVYIKDGSIELALKWLRFMGSSGIRTNNFIVRQLFESCMKSGLYESAKPLLETYVSSAAKVDLVLYTSILAYLVRCQEEHNERHLMEILGATKHKAHAFMCGLFTGPEQRKQPVLSFVREFFQGIDYELEEGAARYFVNVLLNYLVLMGQINRARCVWKVAYENKLFPKAIVFDQHIAWSLDVRNLSVGAALIAVAHTLHRFRKRMLYYGVIPRRIKLVTGPTLKIVVAQMLSSVESPFEVSKVVLRAPGDSVMDWFKKPIVQQFLLNEIPSRADILMHKLNILFPSSAPEIRSLSPPKPLIAGKAM; this comes from the coding sequence ATGCTTCATCGTTTAAGTCGTAGATTTTGCCCTAGAAATCTCTACATCACTCTGACACTAAACCCTAGCTCTTCAAGAAAAGTTAATTCTAGCAAAAATGGAATCGATAAGTGTTCCATTACCTTCAGTTTTTTCAGCTCGTCAATGGGTATCGATCAAATTTCCCCCTTTGTTCCTTTATTGAAAACCCCCAAATTTGTTACAAACCCTACTTTTGTTAGAAGTTACTGTTCTCGTGAGTGGACCGAGGATATAGAGTACTTAGATGAATCGGGGACTGTTATATACTCCGGTAAAGGTATTCGGTCTGTTGAGCCGGGGCTTGATGATCATGTCATGGTGGGTGGGTTAAAGAAGCCAATTATGAATGCCTCAGCAGTTGCTAAGATTGTTGAGGTTGTTAAGAGGTGGAAATGGGGACCAGAATTAGAGAGCCAATTGGATAAACTACAGTTTATGCCTAAAATGATTCATGTAACTCAAGCCATGAAGGTTGTTAAAGATAGTGATGCATCATTGAGTTTGTTTAGATGGGCTAAGAGACAATCTTGGTATGTTCCGAGTGATGAGTGCTATGACATATTGTTTGATGGGTTAAATCAAAGTAGAGATTTTGATGCGATTCAGTCACTGTTTGAGGAGATGGTTCAAGAGTCTAGTGATAATGGTGTTTCCTTGTTTACTGCATATAATAGGGTGATTCAGTATTTAGCTAAAGCTGATAAATTGGAGGTGTCATTTTGTTGTTTCAAGAAGGCTCAGGAGTATGGTTGTAAAATTGATACACAAACGTACAATGCTCTTATGATCTTATTCTTGAATAAAAGTTTGCCTTATAAGGCATTTGAGATATATGAGAGCATGCAAGCGGCAGGATGTTTGTTGGATGGATCAACCTATGAGTTGATAATACCTAGCTTAGCAAAATCAGGACGTCTTGATGCAGCTTTTAAGCTCTTCCAAGAGATGAAAGAAAGGAAGTTTCAGCCAAGCTTTAGCATCTTTACCTCACTTGTTGATTCAATGGGGAAAGCTGGGAGACTGGACACATCAATGAAAATCTACATGGAAATGCAGGGATCTGGGCTACGGCCATCTGCTACTAtgtttgtttctttgattGAGTCCTATGCAAAGGCTGGGAGGCTAGATACTTCGCTTCGGCTTTGGAATGAGATGAAGAATGCTGGTTTTAGGCCAAATTTTGGCTTATACACCATGATAATTGAGTCTCATGCAAAATCAGGAAAGCTTGAAACAGCAACCTCTATTTTTAAAGACATGGAGAAAGCTGGATTTCTACCCACTCCATCTACCTACTCATGTCTTTTGGAAATGCATGCAGCCTCTGGACAGGTGGATTCTGCAATGAAGCTTTATAACTCAATGATAAATGCAGGCTTGAGGCCTGGATTGAGCACGTATACTGCCCTTTTAACACTATTGGCTAATAAGAAACTTGTGGATGTTGCAGCAAAAATATTACTTGAAATGAAGTCCATGGGATTTTCTGTTGATGTGAGTGCTAGTGATGTTCTAATGGTTTATATTAAGGATGGTTCCATTGAGCTTGCCTTGAAGTGGTTAAGGTTTATGGGTTCATCAGGGATTAGAACAAATAATTTCATAGTTAGGCAGTtgtttgaatcatgtatgaaGAGTGGTTTATATGAGTCAGCAAAGCCTCTCCTTGAAACCTATGTGAGCTCCGCTGCAAAGGTGGATCTAGTTCTTTACACATCAATTCTTGCCTATCTGGTACGATGCCAGGAAGAGCACAATGAGAGACATTTGATGGAAATCCTTGGTGCTACAAAGCACAAGGCTCATGCTTTTATGTGTGGACTCTTTACCGGCCCCGAACAGAGAAAACAACCAGTCTTATCATTTGTGAGAGAATTTTTTCAAGGTATTGATTATGAGTTGGAAGAGGGGGCTGCAAGGTACTTTGTCAATGTTCTCCTCAATTACCTTGTTCTCATGGGACAGATAAACAGAGCTCGCTGTGTTTGGAAAGTCGCCTATGAGAATAAGCTTTTCCCAAAGGCAATAGTTTTTGATCAGCATATTGCTTGGTCTCTTGATGTTAGAAACTTGTCAGTGGGAGCTGCTCTTATAGCTGTCGCGCACACCCTCCACAGATTTAGGAAGCGAATGTTGTATTATGGAGTTATCCCTAGGCGCATCAAATTGGTTACAGGACCCACTCTGAAGATTGTGGTTGCACAGATGCTGAGCTCTGTAGAATCCCCATTTGAAGTAAGTAAGGTTGTTTTAAGGGCACCCGGGGACTCTGTGATGGACTGGTTTAAAAAGCCAATTGTTCAGCAATTCCTTTTGAATGAGATTCCATCAAGGGCTGACATCCTCATGCACAAGCTGAATATACTTTTTCCCAGTTCTGCACCTGAAATTAGATCATTGTCCCCGCCTAAACCTCTCATTGCAGGGAAGGCAATGTAA
- the LOC18587452 gene encoding uncharacterized protein LOC18587452: MDSKKILSTFFFFFFTLLTLSRQSRVPSPDSVSPLPSPSPSPLPSRSPAPGPSDAGCWLFSESCRNRSLAACIDPSSSASKELLLLVRNDGEKPLEVKVTVSHAKLLIKNIPIAAHKINKVNVSANLGGNSSILLDAGELKCVIRIRSPASSGGIFDYIPFATHITRINGAYLLLLTGLIFGSTWACYKRGSRGQQGDGIPYQELEMGQQPDSPSANNVRTFGGWEQEWDGDWDELKSDTAIGHQMANGSGNILTSRPPKRDGETNTWDD; this comes from the exons ATGGATTCCAAGAAAATCCTTTcaacttttttcttcttctttttcactctTCTTACGCTCTCTCGTCAATCCCGTGTTCCATCTCCGGATTCTGTATCTCCGctg CCTTCTCCGTCGCCGTCTCCGTTGCCGTCGCGGTCACCGGCTCCCGGGCCAAGTGATGCGGGGTGTTGGCTTTTTTCAGAGAGTTGCCGTAACCGTAGTTTAGCGGCGTGCATTGATCCTTCGTCATCCG CTTCAAAGGAATTATTACTACTTGTCAGGAATGATGGTGAGAAACCCCTAGAAGTGAAAGTCACTGTCTCACATGCTAAGCTTCTCATCAAGAACATCCCAATAGCAGCACACAAAATAAATAAG GTTAATGTTTCAGCAAATCTTGGAGGAAATTCATCCATACTATTAGATGCTGGAGAGTTGAAGTGTGTAATTCGCATAAGATCACCAGCATCAAGTGGTGGCATCTTCGATTATATCCCTTTTGCCACACACATAACCCGTATCAATGGAGCTTACTTACTGCTTCTAACAGGTCTGATCTTTGGTAGTACCTGGGCCTGCTACAAGCGGGGGAGCAGGGGACAGCAGGGCGATGGAATCCCATATCAGGAGCTTGAAATGGGGCAGCAACCTGATTCACCTTCAGCTAACAATGTGCGAACATTTGGGGGTTGGGAACAAGAATGGGATGGTGACTGGGATGAGTTAAAGTCAGACACAGCAATAGGACATCAAATGGCAAATGGATCAGGTAACATCCTTACTTCCAGGCCACCCAAAAGAGATGGTGAGACAAATACTTGGGATGATTAG